A portion of the Halopelagius inordinatus genome contains these proteins:
- a CDS encoding sugar phosphate nucleotidyltransferase yields the protein MKAVVLAGGYATRLWPITKHRPKMFLPVGEGTVIDIIFDDLEDDDRISEVFVSTNERFEESFEEYLAETSYEKPTLSVEETVEEDEKFGVVGALEQLIDRENVDDDLVVIAGDNLLSFDIGEFVDFFESKGTPTLAAYDVGSKERAKSYGLVELDGERVVNFEEKPDDPNSTLVSIACYAFPRETLPKFDDYLTGGNNPDEPGWFLQWLQQRGDVHAFTFDGAWFDIGTAESYLDAVSWYLDGENFVHDSATVENSDLGENVHVMAGSTIENSSLDRTVVFRDSVIRDADIRNTIVDEDTHIDNLDLSNALIGAHSHLQT from the coding sequence ATGAAAGCCGTGGTTCTTGCCGGCGGGTACGCGACGCGACTGTGGCCCATCACGAAACACCGGCCGAAGATGTTTCTCCCGGTGGGCGAAGGGACGGTTATCGATATCATCTTCGACGATCTGGAGGACGACGACCGTATCTCTGAGGTGTTCGTCAGCACGAACGAGCGATTCGAGGAATCGTTCGAGGAGTATCTCGCGGAGACGTCCTACGAGAAGCCGACGCTCTCCGTCGAGGAGACGGTCGAAGAAGACGAGAAGTTCGGCGTCGTCGGCGCACTCGAACAGTTGATCGACCGCGAGAACGTCGACGACGATCTCGTCGTCATCGCGGGCGACAACCTCCTGTCGTTCGACATCGGCGAGTTCGTCGACTTCTTCGAGTCGAAGGGGACGCCCACGCTCGCGGCGTACGACGTCGGGTCGAAAGAGCGCGCAAAATCGTACGGGTTGGTCGAACTCGACGGCGAACGCGTCGTCAACTTCGAGGAGAAACCCGACGACCCCAACAGCACCCTCGTCTCTATCGCCTGCTACGCGTTCCCGAGAGAGACGCTCCCGAAGTTCGACGACTACCTCACCGGGGGCAACAACCCCGACGAACCGGGCTGGTTCCTCCAGTGGCTTCAACAGAGAGGCGACGTCCACGCCTTTACCTTCGACGGCGCGTGGTTCGACATCGGAACCGCAGAGAGCTATCTCGATGCGGTGTCGTGGTATCTCGACGGCGAGAACTTCGTCCACGACTCCGCGACGGTCGAAAACTCGGACCTCGGAGAGAACGTCCACGTGATGGCCGGGTCGACCATCGAGAACTCCTCGCTCGACCGAACGGTGGTCTTCCGAGACTCCGTCATCCGCGACGCGGACATCCGAAACACCATCGTCGACGAGGACACACACATCGACAATCTCGACCTGTCGAACGCCCTCATCGGCGCGCACTCGCATCTCCAAACGTGA
- a CDS encoding glucose 1-dehydrogenase, translated as MKAIAVKQGEQKPSLVEKPRPSPEAGEALVRTLRVGVDGTDHEVIAGGHGDYPEGADHLVLGHEAVGVVEEPNGTAFERGDVVVPTVRRAPNGENDYFERGEPDMAPSGEYHERGIVGAHGFMAEYFTSPEEYLVEVPEALASLGFLVEPLSISEKAVELAYASRSSFTWEPESTIVLGNGSLGLLTVALLREDFDRLYCLGRRERPDPTIEIIEELGATYVNSRKTPVADVADVHEPMDFVYEATGYAKHAFESIEALAPNGVAALLGVPGPWEFEIDGGSLHRELVLHNKALVGSVNSHVKHFQAAAETLADLPPWFVDSLVTGIHGLDDFEAAFVDDDTTIKTAVQFSEHEER; from the coding sequence ATGAAAGCTATCGCAGTCAAACAGGGGGAGCAAAAACCGTCGCTCGTGGAGAAACCGCGGCCGTCGCCCGAGGCGGGCGAGGCACTCGTCCGGACGCTTCGCGTCGGCGTGGACGGGACGGACCACGAGGTAATCGCGGGGGGACACGGCGACTACCCGGAGGGGGCGGACCACCTCGTGTTGGGTCACGAAGCCGTCGGCGTCGTCGAAGAGCCGAACGGGACGGCGTTCGAACGCGGCGACGTCGTCGTTCCGACGGTTCGACGGGCGCCGAACGGCGAAAACGACTACTTCGAACGCGGCGAACCCGACATGGCTCCGTCCGGCGAGTACCACGAACGCGGCATCGTCGGCGCGCACGGGTTCATGGCGGAGTACTTCACGAGTCCCGAGGAGTACCTCGTCGAGGTTCCGGAGGCGCTCGCGTCGCTCGGTTTCCTCGTCGAACCGCTCTCGATATCCGAGAAGGCCGTCGAACTCGCGTACGCCTCCCGTTCGAGCTTCACGTGGGAGCCCGAATCGACCATCGTGTTGGGCAACGGCAGCCTCGGCCTGCTCACGGTGGCGCTCCTCCGCGAGGACTTCGACCGACTGTACTGTCTGGGGCGACGCGAACGGCCCGACCCGACCATCGAGATAATCGAGGAGTTGGGTGCGACGTACGTCAACTCCCGGAAGACGCCGGTCGCGGACGTGGCCGACGTCCACGAACCGATGGACTTCGTCTACGAGGCGACGGGCTACGCCAAACACGCCTTCGAGAGCATCGAGGCGCTCGCGCCGAACGGCGTCGCCGCACTGCTCGGCGTCCCCGGGCCGTGGGAGTTCGAGATAGACGGCGGGTCCCTCCACAGGGAACTCGTCTTGCACAACAAGGCGCTCGTCGGGAGCGTCAACTCGCACGTAAAGCACTTCCAAGCGGCCGCGGAGACGCTTGCTGACCTCCCGCCGTGGTTCGTCGATTCGCTCGTCACCGGTATCCACGGACTCGACGACTTCGAGGCGGCGTTCGTCGACGACGACACCACTATAAAAACCGCCGTCCAATTCAGCGAACATGAAGAACGTTGA
- a CDS encoding DUF7110 family protein, giving the protein MSGRVYRLHSTLELPLEDVEEYFDSSPDLPPEIENVEVTRRNNTLILKAVAADDNLSKYTPTAQLKASVTENRVYEEEPPRAGGPRWGEEEEEEIPSELVEFACFKGDRETVLQNTALQYPMFLVLREIALIAEKGTLTAITEIDGDLDATRIVEGEKRPASIEVVENPSQNGQGGGGVNWRDNKFIS; this is encoded by the coding sequence ATGTCAGGCCGCGTATATCGACTCCATTCGACACTAGAACTGCCTCTCGAAGACGTCGAGGAATACTTCGACAGCTCTCCCGACCTCCCGCCGGAAATCGAGAACGTCGAGGTAACCCGGCGTAACAACACGCTCATACTCAAAGCCGTCGCCGCGGACGACAACCTGAGCAAGTACACGCCGACGGCGCAACTGAAAGCGAGTGTCACCGAAAACCGCGTCTACGAGGAGGAACCGCCGCGCGCCGGAGGTCCCCGATGGGGCGAAGAGGAAGAAGAGGAGATTCCGTCGGAACTCGTCGAGTTCGCCTGCTTCAAGGGCGACCGTGAGACGGTCCTCCAGAACACCGCCCTGCAGTACCCGATGTTCCTCGTCCTCCGAGAGATAGCGCTCATCGCAGAGAAGGGGACGCTCACCGCCATCACCGAAATCGACGGCGACCTGGACGCGACGCGCATCGTCGAGGGCGAGAAGCGACCCGCATCCATCGAAGTCGTCGAGAACCCGAGCCAGAACGGCCAGGGCGGCGGCGGCGTCAACTGGCGAGACAACAAGTTCATCTCGTAA
- a CDS encoding transcriptional regulator has protein sequence MSESDGDETTRTKIADALRSEPHTATDLSEAIGIPRAAAYDHLEHVARSVDADATDDQFLVAPPECRECGFSGFDDLVNYPSRCPECRSERIEEPVFVIQ, from the coding sequence ATGTCCGAGTCGGACGGCGACGAGACGACGAGAACGAAGATAGCAGACGCCCTTCGGTCGGAACCACACACCGCGACTGACCTCTCGGAAGCGATCGGAATCCCGCGCGCGGCGGCCTACGACCACCTCGAACACGTCGCTCGCTCCGTCGATGCAGACGCCACGGACGACCAGTTCCTCGTCGCACCGCCGGAGTGTCGCGAGTGCGGGTTCTCGGGGTTCGACGACCTGGTGAACTACCCCTCGCGGTGTCCTGAGTGTCGGAGCGAACGAATCGAGGAACCGGTGTTCGTGATACAGTGA
- a CDS encoding HNH endonuclease, with amino-acid sequence MKLSDLSLRSGTNYTADELRSAFDRGMTGRGIEICYDEDEQRYLRLYSADTGPYADDVSGGQFTYIGEGQTGDQRLKAGNRYLANAETVPLPIFFFHRRSDGDDWEYQGQVDVLSHEYGYFDGDERKVYQFVLQRRGESEERVDPTEATPDIDTPERTQTTRSRIVRNTALVTDLKEAYSATCQVCGERRRRKVDSGYAEGHHLKPLGRPHDGPDVEGNVLVLCPNHHADFDYGLLSVDPDSHVVAHAYDSSVDGRTLHVRDDHEVESEFLAYHNREIAEF; translated from the coding sequence GTGAAGCTGTCGGACCTCTCGCTTCGGTCGGGGACGAACTACACCGCCGACGAACTCCGGTCGGCGTTCGACCGGGGGATGACCGGCCGGGGAATCGAAATCTGTTACGACGAGGACGAGCAACGGTATCTCAGGCTGTACTCGGCCGACACCGGTCCGTACGCGGACGACGTCTCCGGCGGACAGTTCACGTACATCGGCGAGGGGCAGACGGGCGACCAGCGACTCAAAGCGGGAAACAGATATCTCGCGAACGCCGAAACCGTTCCGCTCCCGATTTTCTTCTTTCACCGGCGTTCCGACGGCGACGACTGGGAGTACCAAGGGCAAGTCGACGTCCTCTCGCACGAGTACGGCTACTTCGACGGCGACGAACGGAAGGTGTACCAGTTCGTCCTCCAACGGCGCGGCGAGTCCGAAGAGCGAGTCGATCCGACGGAGGCGACGCCGGATATCGATACCCCGGAGCGAACGCAGACGACTCGGAGTCGAATCGTCCGCAACACCGCGTTGGTCACAGACCTCAAAGAGGCGTACTCCGCTACGTGTCAAGTCTGCGGCGAGAGACGCCGGCGAAAAGTGGATTCGGGGTACGCCGAGGGACACCACCTCAAACCGCTCGGCCGCCCGCACGACGGCCCGGACGTCGAGGGAAACGTGCTCGTGCTCTGTCCGAACCACCACGCCGACTTCGACTACGGACTGCTATCTGTCGACCCCGACTCGCACGTGGTCGCACACGCGTACGATTCGTCGGTCGACGGGCGGACGCTCCACGTGAGAGACGACCACGAGGTCGAATCTGAGTTTCTCGCCTACCACAACCGCGAGATAGCGGAGTTTTGA
- a CDS encoding glutaredoxin family protein: protein MTFEPGSEMSNEDVQARVDETIANNDVVLFMKGNRLMPQCGYSAKALELISQHVEEFETVDVLPALDGYREALSARSDWETIPQTYVEGEFVGGSDILEELDERGELEATLNA from the coding sequence ATGACCTTCGAGCCCGGAAGCGAGATGTCGAACGAAGACGTGCAAGCGCGCGTCGACGAGACCATAGCGAACAACGACGTGGTGCTTTTCATGAAGGGTAACCGCCTCATGCCCCAGTGCGGCTACTCCGCGAAGGCGCTCGAACTCATCTCTCAGCACGTAGAGGAGTTCGAGACGGTGGACGTTCTCCCCGCTCTCGACGGCTACCGAGAGGCGCTTTCGGCCCGGAGCGACTGGGAGACGATTCCGCAGACGTACGTCGAAGGCGAGTTCGTCGGCGGCAGCGACATCCTCGAAGAACTCGACGAACGCGGCGAACTCGAAGCGACGCTGAACGCATAA
- the gfcR gene encoding transcriptional regulator GfcR, whose amino-acid sequence MKNVDDLIASAAELADRGLSKGEIADELNVSRETASWLVERSGVSSPEQETEEKAETSGPHDIHVDWSAIGRDSARMTHVARAMADLLTGDGDEVDLTVGIEKAGAPLATIVAQELDTDLGTYAPAKHQWEEGDIEDLGGSFSRNFSQIRDRECYVVDDTVTSGTTLRETIDAIREEGGRPVACVVVVDKQGIDYVDDVPVYSLIDVVRVGRE is encoded by the coding sequence ATGAAGAACGTTGACGACCTCATCGCGAGCGCGGCGGAGCTCGCAGACCGGGGGCTGTCGAAGGGCGAAATCGCCGACGAACTGAACGTCTCCCGGGAGACGGCGAGCTGGCTCGTCGAGCGAAGCGGCGTTTCGAGCCCCGAACAGGAGACAGAAGAGAAGGCGGAGACGAGCGGTCCGCACGACATCCACGTCGATTGGAGCGCCATCGGGCGCGACTCGGCGCGGATGACCCACGTCGCGCGGGCGATGGCAGACCTCCTCACGGGCGACGGCGACGAGGTCGACCTCACCGTCGGTATCGAGAAAGCGGGCGCGCCCCTCGCGACCATCGTCGCACAGGAACTCGACACCGACCTCGGGACGTACGCGCCCGCGAAACACCAGTGGGAGGAAGGCGACATAGAGGACCTCGGAGGGTCGTTCTCGCGGAACTTCTCGCAGATTCGCGACCGCGAGTGTTACGTCGTAGACGACACCGTCACGTCGGGGACGACGCTCCGCGAGACCATAGACGCCATCCGCGAGGAGGGCGGCCGCCCCGTGGCGTGCGTCGTCGTCGTCGACAAGCAGGGTATCGATTACGTGGACGACGTTCCGGTGTACTCGCTCATCGACGTGGTCCGGGTCGGACGCGAATAA
- a CDS encoding phosphoadenosine phosphosulfate reductase family protein yields MAEGFPDYLDVDYADGEGESPEDYPSINDKIEKAIEVTKKGLEQYENPVVMWTGGKDSTLCLYFIKEVAEKHGYDVPPAVFIDHYQHFDEIHDFVDKWADEWDLEVIYARNEDVGSYVEENDLEPGDDIPVDELSEHNQHHIRNLLEYEEDTFPFLLDTYVGNHLLKTVALNDALEEYDVDGVISGVRWDEQEARADETFFSPRHDPEIYPPHDRIQPILQFDESAVWETFWNFVVPDTVEGFPEDGYVPESAEDLPNGLTQDDIPVSPKYFAGFRSLGSEVSTDKTTDEPAWLQDMENTTERAGRAQDKEDLMERLRDLGYM; encoded by the coding sequence ATGGCAGAAGGCTTCCCCGACTACCTCGACGTCGACTACGCGGACGGTGAAGGCGAATCACCCGAAGACTATCCGTCTATCAACGACAAGATAGAGAAGGCTATCGAAGTCACGAAGAAGGGTCTCGAACAGTACGAGAACCCCGTCGTGATGTGGACCGGCGGCAAGGACTCGACGCTCTGTCTGTACTTCATCAAAGAGGTCGCCGAGAAACACGGCTACGACGTGCCGCCCGCGGTGTTCATCGACCACTACCAGCACTTCGACGAGATTCACGACTTCGTCGACAAGTGGGCCGACGAGTGGGACCTCGAAGTCATCTACGCGCGCAACGAGGACGTCGGGTCCTACGTCGAGGAGAACGACCTCGAACCCGGCGACGACATCCCGGTGGACGAACTCTCGGAGCACAACCAACACCACATCCGTAACCTGCTCGAGTACGAGGAAGACACCTTCCCGTTCCTTCTGGACACGTACGTCGGCAACCACCTCCTGAAGACGGTTGCGCTGAACGACGCCCTCGAAGAGTACGACGTCGACGGCGTCATCTCCGGCGTCCGGTGGGACGAACAGGAAGCGCGCGCCGACGAGACGTTCTTCTCGCCGCGTCACGACCCGGAGATCTACCCGCCGCACGACCGCATTCAACCCATACTCCAGTTCGACGAGTCGGCGGTCTGGGAGACGTTCTGGAACTTCGTCGTCCCCGACACCGTCGAAGGCTTCCCCGAGGACGGCTACGTTCCCGAGTCCGCGGAGGACCTCCCGAACGGCCTCACGCAGGACGACATCCCCGTCTCGCCGAAGTACTTCGCCGGGTTCCGCTCTCTCGGCAGCGAAGTCTCCACGGACAAGACCACGGACGAACCGGCGTGGTTGCAGGACATGGAGAACACGACCGAACGCGCGGGCCGCGCCCAGGACAAAGAGGACCTGATGGAGCGTCTGCGCGATCTCGGTTACATGTAA
- a CDS encoding diphthine--ammonia ligase, producing MTASGDWVSLFSGGKDSAWALYRALEEGLNVTRLLTVHPSEDSFMYHVPATHLTSLAAESVGIEHVEVYPEDFDAPNADDATAQGDAELEPLEAALEELRAELELAGITAGAIESEYQTSRIRGMCDRLGIDLFAPLWQEDPRELGEAMLDAGFEITILQVAADGLDESWVGRTLDAAALDELTELHEEYGVHVLGEGGEFETFVTDGPHMSRPVELEYETVWEGTRGYVEITDAFLG from the coding sequence ATGACCGCATCCGGCGACTGGGTGAGTCTGTTCTCGGGCGGCAAGGACTCCGCGTGGGCGCTCTACCGGGCACTCGAAGAGGGATTGAACGTGACGAGACTGCTCACCGTCCATCCGAGCGAAGATTCCTTTATGTACCACGTCCCGGCGACCCACCTCACGTCGTTGGCCGCCGAGAGCGTCGGCATCGAACACGTCGAGGTGTACCCCGAGGACTTCGACGCGCCCAACGCCGACGACGCCACCGCGCAGGGCGACGCCGAACTCGAACCCCTCGAAGCGGCCCTCGAAGAACTTCGAGCGGAACTCGAACTCGCGGGCATCACCGCCGGGGCCATAGAGAGCGAGTACCAGACGAGTCGGATACGGGGGATGTGCGACCGTCTCGGAATCGACCTCTTTGCGCCCCTCTGGCAGGAGGACCCCCGAGAACTCGGCGAGGCGATGCTCGACGCCGGGTTCGAGATAACGATTCTGCAGGTCGCCGCGGACGGACTCGACGAGTCGTGGGTGGGACGAACGCTCGACGCCGCGGCGTTGGACGAACTGACGGAACTCCACGAGGAGTACGGCGTCCACGTCCTCGGGGAGGGCGGGGAGTTCGAGACGTTCGTCACCGACGGACCGCACATGTCCCGGCCGGTCGAACTGGAGTACGAGACGGTGTGGGAGGGGACTCGCGGCTACGTCGAGATAACCGACGCGTTCCTCGGGTAG
- a CDS encoding type 1 glutamine amidotransferase domain-containing protein, whose amino-acid sequence MTDEATALFVVSEEGYWAEECIEPLTTLSDAGVDITVATPSGSKPVVDERSTDPENVGEETAEHVTEVIESDDRLANPEPIATVDADEYDAVVFPGGHGTAWDVNQDRHARQALLTAVAGDEGKALVVCHAVGILAFTREADGSALVEGREVTGFPNEWEEGIVDENDRMPNGRKLPYWVEDEVKAVGGEWDAELDEDESVTVDGDLVTARGPESSAAAARAILEELELELPAE is encoded by the coding sequence ATGACCGACGAAGCCACAGCGCTGTTTGTCGTGAGCGAAGAGGGATACTGGGCCGAAGAGTGCATCGAGCCGTTGACGACGCTCTCGGATGCGGGCGTCGATATCACCGTCGCGACTCCCTCGGGGTCGAAGCCGGTGGTCGACGAACGCTCGACGGACCCCGAAAACGTGGGCGAGGAGACGGCAGAACACGTCACGGAGGTCATCGAAAGCGACGACCGCCTCGCGAACCCCGAACCGATAGCCACCGTCGATGCAGACGAGTACGACGCGGTCGTGTTCCCCGGCGGTCACGGCACCGCGTGGGACGTAAATCAGGACCGCCACGCGCGACAGGCCCTGCTGACCGCCGTCGCTGGCGACGAGGGGAAAGCGCTCGTCGTCTGTCACGCCGTCGGTATCCTCGCTTTCACCCGCGAAGCAGACGGGAGCGCCCTCGTCGAGGGGCGCGAGGTGACCGGCTTCCCGAACGAGTGGGAGGAGGGAATCGTCGACGAGAACGACCGGATGCCGAACGGTCGGAAACTCCCGTACTGGGTCGAAGACGAAGTGAAAGCGGTCGGCGGCGAGTGGGACGCCGAACTCGACGAAGACGAGAGCGTCACCGTCGACGGCGACTTGGTGACCGCCCGCGGTCCGGAGTCGTCCGCCGCGGCCGCCCGTGCGATTCTGGAGGAACTCGAACTCGAACTGCCCGCCGAGTGA
- a CDS encoding ABC transporter ATP-binding protein, protein MTDTLLSVRDLTAQFRTDEGTVRAVDGVSFDVSRGETVCLVGESGSGKTVTAESVTRLVSEPAGDVGGEVRFDGRAVSEMTDRQLQSLRGGRVGHVFQDPEGALNPVYTVGWQIREAIQLHGDASDAAARARAIDLLDRVGIPDATSRIDDYPHQFSRGQKQRVALAMALAANPDLLVADEPTAALDATVQKQILRLLDDLQSEFDMGILFVTHDLGVVAEIADRVVVMYAGKVMEHGDVFEMFETPAHPYTRALLDCLPGRGERMAPIGGSVPDPTDPPDGCRFYPRCPHAGDDCRVGDQPPMYPVGGGDRRVSCVHFGPEADSSVVLGDGAGDGDESGRDGGETR, encoded by the coding sequence ATGACCGATACGCTTCTCTCCGTTCGCGACCTGACGGCGCAGTTTCGGACGGACGAGGGCACCGTCCGCGCGGTGGACGGCGTCAGCTTCGACGTGTCGCGCGGCGAGACGGTCTGTCTCGTCGGCGAGAGCGGGTCCGGCAAGACGGTCACCGCCGAGTCCGTCACGCGACTCGTCTCCGAACCGGCCGGCGACGTCGGCGGCGAGGTGCGGTTCGACGGTCGGGCCGTCTCCGAGATGACGGACCGACAACTGCAGTCGCTCCGCGGCGGCCGCGTCGGCCACGTCTTCCAGGACCCGGAGGGAGCGCTCAACCCGGTCTACACGGTCGGGTGGCAGATTCGAGAGGCGATTCAGCTCCACGGCGACGCGAGCGACGCGGCGGCGAGAGCGCGCGCTATCGACCTGTTGGACCGCGTCGGCATCCCCGACGCGACGAGTCGAATCGACGACTACCCCCACCAGTTCTCTCGGGGGCAGAAACAGCGAGTCGCCCTCGCGATGGCGTTGGCGGCGAACCCCGACCTCCTCGTCGCGGACGAACCGACGGCGGCGCTCGACGCGACCGTCCAAAAACAGATTCTCCGCCTCCTCGACGACCTGCAATCGGAGTTCGACATGGGGATACTGTTCGTCACGCACGACCTGGGCGTCGTCGCGGAAATCGCAGACCGCGTCGTCGTGATGTACGCGGGGAAGGTGATGGAGCACGGCGACGTGTTCGAGATGTTCGAGACGCCCGCACATCCCTACACGCGCGCGCTCTTGGACTGTCTGCCCGGACGCGGCGAGCGGATGGCCCCCATCGGCGGGTCGGTGCCCGACCCGACTGACCCCCCCGACGGATGCCGGTTTTACCCTCGGTGTCCGCACGCCGGCGACGACTGCCGCGTCGGCGACCAACCGCCGATGTACCCGGTCGGCGGCGGTGACCGCCGCGTCTCCTGCGTCCACTTCGGACCCGAGGCGGACTCGTCGGTCGTCCTCGGAGACGGCGCCGGAGACGGAGACGAGAGCGGCCGAGACGGCGGTGAGACGAGATGA
- a CDS encoding ABC transporter ATP-binding protein encodes MSDGDPLLDVRGLEKHYPLTEGILKRDVGRVRAVDGISFTVGRGETVGLVGESGCGKSTAARTLLGLEPPTGGRVLFEGRDIAAFDDRETKRFRREAQMMFQDSAASFDPRMSVGESVAEPLRIHGMRDRDRRRRIVSDLIERVGLSATDADRYPHEFSGGQRQRIGLARALVLNPSLLVADEPVSALDVSVRAEILSLIESVQEAFGLGLLCISHDLSVVREICDRVAVMYLGEIVELAETDDLFENPRHPYTRALLSSIPVPDPTKRGGGVELAGDVPSPANPPTGCRFHTRCPEVIPPDGYDLERSEWRAVMDLRVRLDRSEFDPDADGRELRDEFEIPETLSDSRAERILSEALATLAAGNRLAARDALADAFETVCESDAPELVRTSSGDAACHLVDEAETESPPSNDD; translated from the coding sequence ATGAGCGACGGCGACCCCCTCCTCGACGTTCGCGGTCTAGAGAAACACTACCCCCTCACCGAGGGCATCCTGAAACGCGACGTCGGGCGGGTCCGGGCGGTGGACGGAATCAGTTTCACCGTCGGACGCGGCGAGACGGTCGGACTCGTCGGCGAGTCCGGATGCGGAAAGTCCACCGCGGCGAGGACGCTCCTCGGCCTCGAACCCCCCACCGGCGGGCGAGTGCTGTTCGAGGGGCGAGATATCGCGGCGTTCGACGACCGGGAGACGAAGCGGTTCCGCCGGGAGGCGCAGATGATGTTTCAGGACTCCGCCGCCAGTTTCGACCCCCGGATGTCGGTCGGCGAGTCGGTGGCCGAACCGCTCCGGATTCACGGCATGCGCGACCGAGACCGCCGCCGTCGAATCGTCTCCGACCTCATCGAACGCGTCGGTCTCTCGGCGACCGACGCCGACCGCTACCCCCACGAGTTCTCCGGCGGGCAGAGACAGCGCATCGGACTGGCTCGCGCCCTCGTTTTGAATCCGAGTCTCCTCGTCGCCGACGAACCCGTCTCGGCGCTGGACGTGTCGGTTCGAGCCGAGATTCTCTCGCTGATAGAGTCGGTCCAAGAGGCGTTCGGCCTCGGACTCCTGTGTATCAGTCACGACCTCTCTGTCGTCCGGGAGATATGCGACCGGGTGGCCGTGATGTATCTCGGCGAAATCGTCGAACTCGCCGAGACCGACGACCTGTTCGAGAACCCCCGCCATCCCTACACGCGGGCGTTGCTCTCGTCGATTCCGGTGCCGGACCCGACGAAACGAGGGGGCGGCGTCGAACTCGCGGGCGACGTTCCGAGTCCGGCGAACCCGCCGACCGGATGCCGCTTTCACACGCGGTGTCCCGAGGTGATTCCGCCCGACGGCTACGACCTCGAACGGTCCGAGTGGCGCGCGGTGATGGACCTCCGCGTCCGCCTCGACCGGTCGGAGTTCGACCCCGACGCCGACGGACGCGAACTCCGCGACGAGTTCGAGATTCCGGAGACGTTGTCGGACTCCCGAGCGGAGCGCATCCTCTCGGAGGCGTTAGCAACGCTCGCGGCGGGGAACCGACTCGCGGCGCGGGACGCTCTCGCCGACGCGTTCGAGACGGTCTGCGAGTCGGACGCGCCCGAACTCGTCCGCACGTCGTCGGGGGACGCGGCGTGTCACCTCGTCGACGAGGCTGAGACCGAGTCCCCGCCGTCGAACGACGACTGA